In Anseongella ginsenosidimutans, one genomic interval encodes:
- a CDS encoding ABC transporter ATP-binding protein, protein MIITKNLQKTFTTEEVETTALAGIDMEIQDGEFVAIMGPSGCGKSTLLNILGLLDNPSDGEYHFWGEEVAKVSERNRVRLRKGNIGFVFQSFNLIDELTVFENVELPLLYLKVPSAERKIKVEAALERMGIMHRRNHFPQQLSGGQQQRTAIARAVVARPRLILADEPTGNLDSANGEEVMKLLSELNEAGTTLVMVTHSPYDAGFAHRTVNLFDGKIVTENIREQFHV, encoded by the coding sequence ATGATCATTACAAAGAACCTGCAAAAGACCTTCACCACAGAAGAGGTGGAAACCACTGCGCTGGCCGGCATTGACATGGAAATACAAGACGGAGAATTCGTAGCTATCATGGGGCCTTCCGGCTGCGGGAAATCAACATTGTTGAATATCCTGGGTCTTCTTGATAATCCTTCCGACGGGGAATACCACTTTTGGGGCGAAGAAGTAGCCAAGGTATCCGAACGCAATCGCGTTCGCCTGCGCAAGGGAAATATAGGCTTCGTTTTCCAAAGCTTTAACCTTATCGATGAACTTACCGTTTTTGAAAACGTGGAACTGCCGCTCCTGTATCTGAAGGTGCCTTCCGCCGAACGTAAGATCAAGGTAGAGGCCGCTCTCGAACGCATGGGCATCATGCATCGGCGTAATCATTTCCCCCAGCAGCTTTCCGGCGGCCAGCAGCAGCGTACCGCCATTGCCCGGGCCGTTGTAGCCCGGCCACGCCTGATCCTTGCCGACGAACCCACCGGTAATCTTGATTCAGCTAACGGAGAAGAGGTGATGAAGCTCCTTAGCGAGCTGAATGAAGCCGGCACTACGTTAGTAATGGTAACCCACTCGCCTTATGATGCGGGCTTTGCTCACAGGACCGTCAATTTATTCGACGGAAAGATTGTCACGGAAAATATCCGGGAACAATTTCACGTTTAA
- a CDS encoding DUF1801 domain-containing protein, with the protein MANKTTATDANVLDFIHSFAATEQKQKDSYELLRLMQEASGHEPRMWGPSIIGFGSYHYKYESGHEGDAPLVGFSPRKAAISLYVFTGLEEHKHLLRDLGKFKMGKACIYVKKLSDIHQPALEKLVNATVSYLNEKYKN; encoded by the coding sequence ATGGCAAATAAAACAACAGCGACCGACGCAAATGTGCTTGACTTCATTCATTCATTCGCCGCTACAGAACAGAAGCAAAAAGATAGTTACGAATTGCTGCGGCTTATGCAGGAGGCCTCCGGGCATGAGCCAAGAATGTGGGGCCCATCCATCATCGGCTTTGGCAGTTACCATTACAAGTATGAAAGTGGTCACGAAGGTGACGCGCCCCTGGTAGGCTTTTCGCCAAGAAAGGCAGCGATATCCTTATACGTGTTTACCGGGCTTGAAGAACATAAGCACCTGCTCAGGGATTTAGGTAAGTTTAAAATGGGAAAAGCCTGTATTTATGTCAAAAAGCTTTCTGACATTCATCAGCCTGCGTTGGAAAAACTGGTTAACGCCACGGTAAGCTATCTGAACGAAAAATATAAAAACTGA
- a CDS encoding DUF4097 family beta strand repeat-containing protein, with translation MRTLFILFLSVCLATAMQAQDSRDLYLTKSLSSENIKNVEVTTSGGNITVEDSDAGQSKVEVYVRSGNGRSLSKEEIKERLEEDYDLEVSVSGSKLIAAARSKSNLNWKNSLSISFKIYVPGTISSHLRTSGGSIHLKGLSGNQDFATSGGSLHLDKLNGSINGRTSGGSIHVFNSGDLLDLRTSGGSIEAGNCRGNITLATSGGSIRLDQLEGAVEATTSGGSIDGNSVKGTLLAHTSGGSIELEGISGSLDASTSGGRVVAELIALGDYVKLSTSAGGIDLSLPSGTGMNLDLRANKINTGTLNDFKGTVEEDRIEGQLGGGGIPVELRASSGNINLDWK, from the coding sequence ATGAGAACTCTTTTCATACTTTTTTTAAGTGTTTGCCTGGCAACCGCCATGCAGGCTCAGGACAGCAGGGACCTGTACCTGACAAAATCCCTTTCGAGCGAGAATATTAAAAATGTGGAAGTCACTACGTCTGGCGGAAATATTACCGTAGAAGACAGTGACGCCGGCCAAAGTAAGGTGGAGGTTTACGTGCGTTCCGGCAACGGCCGCAGTCTGAGCAAGGAAGAAATAAAAGAACGCCTTGAGGAGGATTACGACCTGGAGGTTTCGGTCAGCGGTTCGAAACTGATTGCGGCGGCCCGGTCTAAAAGTAACCTGAACTGGAAAAACAGTCTTAGTATTTCCTTCAAGATATATGTTCCGGGAACCATTTCCAGCCACCTGCGTACAAGCGGCGGAAGCATTCATCTGAAGGGGCTTTCGGGGAATCAGGATTTTGCGACCAGCGGGGGCAGCCTGCACCTGGATAAACTGAACGGGTCCATTAACGGAAGAACCTCCGGCGGAAGTATCCACGTTTTTAATTCGGGCGATCTGCTTGACCTGCGGACATCGGGCGGCAGCATAGAAGCCGGAAACTGCCGTGGGAACATCACGCTGGCTACTTCCGGCGGCTCTATCCGTCTTGATCAGCTGGAAGGAGCAGTAGAAGCTACCACCAGCGGGGGCAGTATTGACGGGAACAGTGTTAAAGGTACTCTTCTTGCCCATACCTCCGGCGGCAGCATCGAACTTGAGGGGATTTCCGGGAGCCTGGATGCCAGTACCAGCGGTGGAAGAGTCGTTGCCGAGTTAATCGCACTTGGGGACTACGTAAAATTAAGCACCAGCGCCGGCGGAATTGATCTGTCATTACCTTCCGGAACAGGAATGAACCTGGACCTCCGGGCTAACAAGATCAATACAGGAACACTAAATGATTTCAAGGGTACAGTAGAAGAAGACCGCATAGAAGGCCAGCTGGGAGGAGGGGGAATACCGGTAGAGTTAAGAGCCAGTTCCGGAAACATTAACCTTGATTGGAAGTAA
- a CDS encoding pentapeptide repeat-containing protein, protein MKRILKIMRPAALLALRAVLFVLPALLFVLTAASAQENVSAEEIVQKINQGQAVEIRDAIITGILDLTEINTKSLAKDRDSNRSYKSKVNVPLTFYNCTFNDGIVAYKVLENRGKSPQVLYTADFSKQVTFDNCTFEGMTEFKYSDFSESVSFAGARFSEPANFKYAQFHDRTDFSNANFPEDADFKYAQFQEEADFSSAKLRDDASFKYAKFKNKVNFQQTTFEGFADFKYTTFKTATDFQQASFRQGSDFKYTNGDYRL, encoded by the coding sequence ATGAAAAGAATATTGAAAATCATGCGGCCGGCCGCGCTGTTGGCGCTGCGCGCGGTATTATTTGTCCTGCCGGCACTACTTTTTGTTTTAACGGCGGCTTCCGCTCAGGAAAATGTTTCCGCCGAAGAGATCGTGCAGAAGATCAACCAGGGACAAGCTGTTGAGATCAGGGATGCAATCATTACAGGTATACTTGATCTTACTGAAATAAATACCAAAAGCCTTGCGAAGGATCGCGATTCGAACAGGTCTTACAAAAGTAAGGTCAATGTTCCGTTAACGTTCTATAATTGCACTTTTAATGATGGCATAGTTGCTTACAAGGTGCTGGAAAATCGGGGAAAGTCGCCGCAGGTACTCTATACAGCTGATTTTTCGAAACAAGTGACTTTTGACAACTGCACTTTTGAAGGAATGACCGAATTTAAGTATTCTGACTTTTCCGAAAGCGTTTCTTTTGCCGGAGCCAGGTTTTCAGAACCGGCAAATTTTAAATATGCACAGTTTCATGACCGTACTGATTTTTCCAACGCAAATTTCCCGGAAGATGCTGACTTCAAATACGCGCAGTTCCAGGAGGAAGCCGATTTTTCTTCAGCAAAACTGCGGGATGACGCCAGCTTTAAATACGCTAAATTTAAGAATAAGGTCAATTTTCAACAGACAACATTTGAAGGATTTGCCGACTTTAAGTATACTACGTTTAAAACGGCTACAGACTTCCAGCAGGCGTCCTTCCGCCAGGGAAGCGATTTCAAGTACACGAACGGCGATTACCGGCTTTGA
- a CDS encoding sensor histidine kinase codes for MERIFYSFISLRISICRGCCAYRNCCIYRNRSVSLNRNRSAYRNQSVYRDYGVNLNRNTCLLLFSLFLLSVSCADETAVNPAENIKAEAGYKASVDSLYRQSNYYKDSGHDSLKVIARQLVVLGETNKDAEAVVRGTLLNANYEWMRANYPEAIRLAVVALGKAQENGLKKQIPQIYATIGNLHKENENYATALDAAEKGIRAAREIRDTAQLIYLLRVKAMFTHSFGMLKNNDSIRAHSLQLHMEGLKLAESGQAYERSRIAYYDNISQYYKINGVYDLGIYYGHKGAELAKKYSQRRSLTYAYNWLGESYFYKGQQEKGIAYMKDALQIALELKSTYRAMEIHCSLYECYHSINDDKNALAHFVRYRGIHDSLEVLKNVKKIGQIHLQYETEQKDQQIASLGAINEEKTRRNMLILVGLFLLLCLSGFLYRQYRAIGRRNRLLTESNHKINKQSEQLQLLMKELHHRVKNNLQIVSSLLSLQSNHLEDKDAQQAVRIGQQRIEAMSLIHRSLYQRDTPNSVNMREYVKDLVESIIQSFGFDKNRFDLKLEVDTAEVDVDMALPLGLIINEWVTNAFKHAYKDVRRPLLWLSLKQDGGIQLEIRDNGPGMDADSWERPAGSFGVKLVKVLSRQLKGVCEMKRAGGTAFTLRIPLQMEKAV; via the coding sequence ATGGAGAGAATTTTCTACTCTTTTATTTCACTTCGAATTTCTATTTGCCGCGGCTGCTGCGCTTACCGGAACTGCTGCATTTACCGGAACCGCAGCGTAAGCCTGAACCGGAACCGCAGCGCTTACCGGAACCAAAGCGTTTACCGGGATTACGGCGTAAACCTGAACCGGAACACTTGCCTGCTTCTGTTCTCCTTGTTTTTGCTTTCCGTTTCCTGCGCAGATGAGACGGCTGTCAACCCCGCTGAAAACATCAAGGCTGAGGCTGGCTATAAAGCAAGCGTTGACAGCTTGTACAGGCAAAGCAACTATTATAAGGACTCAGGCCACGATTCATTAAAGGTAATCGCCCGGCAATTGGTTGTGTTGGGAGAAACTAATAAAGACGCGGAAGCCGTTGTCCGGGGTACACTTTTGAATGCTAACTACGAATGGATGCGCGCCAATTATCCCGAAGCCATTCGCCTTGCGGTGGTTGCCCTGGGAAAGGCGCAGGAAAACGGGTTGAAAAAGCAAATTCCGCAGATATATGCGACCATCGGGAACCTCCACAAGGAGAATGAAAACTACGCAACAGCTCTGGACGCTGCGGAAAAGGGGATCAGGGCGGCCCGGGAGATCCGGGATACGGCACAGCTTATCTACTTGCTGCGGGTAAAGGCGATGTTCACCCACAGCTTTGGCATGCTGAAAAATAACGACTCCATCAGAGCGCATTCGCTGCAGCTGCATATGGAAGGTTTGAAGCTGGCGGAATCCGGTCAGGCCTATGAACGCAGCCGCATTGCCTATTATGACAACATTAGCCAGTACTATAAAATCAACGGTGTTTATGACCTTGGGATCTACTATGGCCATAAAGGCGCTGAACTGGCGAAGAAATATAGCCAGCGCCGGTCTCTTACATATGCCTATAACTGGTTAGGTGAAAGTTATTTTTATAAAGGCCAGCAGGAAAAAGGGATCGCTTACATGAAGGACGCGTTACAGATAGCCCTGGAGTTGAAATCAACCTATAGAGCGATGGAAATTCATTGCTCTCTCTATGAGTGCTACCATTCCATAAACGACGATAAGAATGCGCTGGCACATTTTGTAAGATACAGGGGCATTCACGATTCCCTGGAAGTACTGAAGAATGTAAAGAAAATCGGGCAGATACACCTGCAGTATGAAACGGAACAGAAGGATCAGCAAATTGCTTCGCTGGGGGCTATCAACGAGGAAAAGACCCGGCGGAACATGCTTATTCTTGTTGGTTTATTTTTGTTGTTGTGTCTGTCGGGTTTTCTTTACAGGCAATACCGGGCCATTGGCAGAAGGAACCGGCTGTTAACAGAAAGTAATCATAAGATCAATAAACAGTCGGAACAACTGCAGCTGCTGATGAAAGAGTTGCATCACCGGGTGAAAAACAACCTTCAGATCGTTTCCAGCTTGCTGAGCCTGCAATCCAATCATCTGGAAGACAAAGACGCCCAACAGGCGGTAAGGATCGGACAGCAGCGGATCGAGGCCATGTCCCTGATCCACCGGAGCCTTTACCAGCGGGATACCCCCAATTCCGTGAATATGCGTGAATATGTTAAGGACCTTGTCGAAAGCATTATCCAGAGCTTCGGCTTTGACAAAAACCGCTTCGACCTGAAGCTGGAGGTAGATACGGCGGAAGTGGACGTGGATATGGCGCTGCCACTGGGGCTCATTATTAACGAATGGGTGACGAATGCTTTTAAACATGCCTACAAGGACGTAAGGAGGCCCTTGTTATGGCTTTCCCTGAAGCAGGATGGTGGAATTCAGCTCGAGATCAGGGATAACGGGCCGGGAATGGATGCTGACAGCTGGGAGCGGCCGGCCGGTTCATTCGGCGTGAAACTGGTCAAGGTCCTCAGCAGGCAGCTAAAAGGGGTTTGTGAAATGAAACGGGCAGGCGGTACGGCTTTCACTTTAAGGATTCCCCTGCAAATGGAGAAAGCAGTTTAG
- a CDS encoding response regulator: protein MEHKMSVLIVEDEGIVALGLENMLQLEGYEVTGIADNGKEALEIIKQQTVDLVLLDIQIKGEWDGVETARQLSTVRNIPFIYLTAFSDDETVERARETFPAAYLTKPYQARSLMIAIDLALHNFAFHKQQSGRQDTDKIIPLFPRDRSTGTMDQKEAILYFNDAVFIKQNYKFIKVRLNEICYLQADGNYTGIFTSDKKYIIRHTLSALLEKLNRSNLSRVHRSFAVNMEVIDHFNENAIFVGEKEIPLGRYYKDGFFQNFDFR, encoded by the coding sequence ATGGAACATAAGATGAGCGTGCTGATCGTGGAAGATGAAGGGATAGTAGCCCTTGGTTTGGAAAACATGCTTCAGCTGGAAGGCTACGAAGTAACGGGTATTGCCGATAACGGGAAAGAAGCATTGGAAATTATAAAACAGCAAACAGTTGATCTTGTACTACTCGATATCCAGATCAAAGGCGAATGGGACGGGGTTGAAACTGCCCGCCAGCTTAGTACCGTCAGGAATATTCCTTTCATTTACCTAACAGCCTTTTCAGATGATGAAACCGTCGAACGGGCCAGGGAAACCTTTCCGGCCGCTTACCTGACCAAACCCTACCAGGCAAGAAGCCTCATGATTGCCATTGACCTGGCGCTGCACAATTTTGCTTTTCACAAACAACAGTCCGGCAGACAGGATACAGATAAGATAATTCCCTTGTTTCCCCGCGACCGCAGCACGGGAACAATGGATCAAAAGGAGGCGATACTCTATTTTAATGACGCGGTTTTTATCAAGCAAAACTATAAGTTTATCAAAGTGCGATTGAACGAGATTTGCTACCTGCAGGCGGACGGAAACTATACCGGCATCTTTACATCGGATAAGAAATATATCATTCGCCATACCTTAAGCGCCTTACTCGAAAAACTGAACCGTTCCAATCTGTCCAGGGTCCACCGGTCTTTTGCTGTCAATATGGAAGTGATTGACCATTTTAACGAGAATGCCATTTTCGTAGGGGAAAAGGAGATACCGTTGGGGCGTTATTACAAAGATGGTTTTTTTCAGAATTTTGATTTCCGCTGA